A single Ctenopharyngodon idella isolate HZGC_01 chromosome 22, HZGC01, whole genome shotgun sequence DNA region contains:
- the raf1a gene encoding raf-1 proto-oncogene, serine/threonine kinase a isoform X1: MEQLQGAWRSVTNGLGAKDSVFESSRTSPVIQSQRCSSDDSKTSRTIRVFLPNQQRTVVNVRPGVSLHSCLIKALKVRGLQPECCAVFSLHPGQRSKKSRMDWSTDSTSLIGEELLVEVLDHVPLTTHNFVRKTFLKLAFCDICQKFLLNGFRCQTCGYKFHEHCSTKVPTMCVDWTNIRQLLLFPTPGESGTPSLPAPTSRRMRESLTRIPNSSVHRHSNPHVFSYTSSYPPSGAALTQRLRSTSTPNVNMLSTTLPVDSSQIELGTSPSSWCHQQFCLKRRDAIRVHSSAGSSPNQSPTGWSQPNVPTPAQRERAPSLNPQEKVTIRPRDKRDSSYYWEIEANEVMLLSRIGSGSFGTVHKGKWHGDVAVKILKVTNPTPEQFQAFRNEVAVLRKTRHVNILLFMGYMTKDNLAIVTQWCEGSSLYKHLHVQETNFQMFQLIDIARQTAQGMDYLHAKNIIHRDMKSNNIFLHEGLTVKIGDFGLATVKARWSGSQQVEQPSGSILWMAPEVIRMQDNNPYSFQSDVYSYGIVLFELMTGELPYSQIANRDQIIFMVGRGYLSPDLSKLYKRCPKAMKRLVADCIKKSKDERPLFPQILSSIELLQHSLPKINRSASEPSLHRASQSEDITSCTLTSMKLPVF; encoded by the exons ATGGAGCAGCTGCAAGGAGCGTGGAGGAGCGTCACCAACGGTCTAGGAGCGAAGGACTCTGTGTTTGAGAGCTCACGTACGTCTCCTGTGATCCAGTCTCAGCGCTGCTCCTCAGATGACTCCAAAACCAGCCGTACCATCAGAGTCTTCCTGCCCAACCAGCAGCGGACAGTG GTGAATGTGCGTCCAGGCGTGTCGCTCCACAGCTGCCTGATCAAAGCGCTGAAGGTTCGAGGGCTCCAGCCAGAGTGCTGCGCTGTCTTCAGTCTCCATCCCGGACAGAGAAG CAAGAAGTCTCGTATGGACTGGAGCACAGACTCTACCTCTCTCATCGGGGAGGAACTTCTAGTGGAGGTTTTAGACCATGTTCCCTTAACCACACACAATTTT gttagaaaaacatttctgaaattgGCTTTCTGCGACATATGCCAGAAGTTCCTGTTAAATGGTTTCCGGTGCCAAACGTGTGGCTACAAGTTCCATGAGCACTGCAGCACAAAAGTGCCCACAATGTGTGTAGACTGGACTAACATCAGACAGCTTCT ATTGTTTCCAACTCCGGGTGAAAGTGGGACTCCGTCTCTACCTGCACCTACATCTCGGAGAATGAGGGAATCCCTGACAAGAATCCCCAACAG CTCGGTGCACAGACATTCAAACCCTCATGTCTTCAGTTACACCAGCTCTTACCCCCCGTCCGGAGCGGCTCTGACACAGAGACTGCGCTCCACCTCCACACCCAACGTCAACATGCTCAGCACCACCCTGCCTGTCGACAGCAGCCAGATTGAG CTAGGCACGTCTCCAAGCTCCTGGTGCCATCAGCAGTTTTGTCTGAAGAGAAGA GATGCCATACGTGTTCACAGCTCAG CGGGCAGTTCTCCGAATCAGAGCCCTACAGGCTGGAGTCAGCCCAATGTACCCACCCCAGCCCAGAGAGAGCGGGCACCATCCCTTAACCCACAGGAGAAGGTCACAATC CGGCCAAGGGATAAAAGAGACTCAAGCTATTACTGGGAGATTGAAGCTAATGAGGTCATGCTGCTGAGCAGGATTGGGTCGGGCTCCTTCGGAACCGTACACAAAGGGAAATGGCATG GTGATGTGGCTGTGAAGATATTAAAAGTCACCAACCCAACACCGGAGCAGTTTCAAGCCTTCCGCAATGAGGTGGCAGTTCTGAG AAAAACCAGACATGTCAACATCCTGTTGTTCATGGGCTACATGACAAAAGACAATCTTGCAATTGTAACGCAGTGGTGTGAAGGCAGCAGTCTCTATAAACACCTCCATGTGCAAGAGACCAACTTCCAGATGTTCCAGCTGATAGATATCGCCAGACAGACGGCTCAGGGCATGGA cTATCTACACGCAAAAAACATCATCCACCGTGACATGAAATCAAACA ACATCTTCTTACATGAAGGCCTGACAGTGAAGATTGGAGATTTTGGCCTGGCCACTGTGAAGGCCAGGTGGAGTGGTTCTCAACAGGTGGAGCAGCCTTCGGGATCTATTTTATGGATG GCACCCGAGGTGATCCGAATGCAGGACAACAACCCTTACAGTTTCCAATCAGATGTGTATTCTTATGGCATTGTGCTGTTTGAATTAATGACTGGGGAGCTGCCCTACTCACAGATAGCCAACCGAGATCAG ATCATTTTCATGGTTGGTCGGGGATATCTGTCTCCAGACCTCAGTAAGCTCTATAAGAGATGTCCTAAAGCCATGAAGAGACTGGTGGCTGACTGCATCAAGAAGTCCAAGGACGAGAGGCCTCTTTTTCCCCAG ATTTTGTCCTCTATTGAGCTGCTGCAGCACTCGCTGCCCAAAATCAACCGCAGCGCCTCTGAACCCTCGCTGCACAGAGCGTCCCAGAGTGAAGACATCACCTCCTGCACACTCACCTCCATGAAGCTGCCTGTCTTCTAA
- the raf1a gene encoding raf-1 proto-oncogene, serine/threonine kinase a isoform X3, translating to MEQLQGAWRSVTNGLGAKDSVFESSRTSPVIQSQRCSSDDSKTSRTIRVFLPNQQRTVVNVRPGVSLHSCLIKALKVRGLQPECCAVFSLHPGQRSKKSRMDWSTDSTSLIGEELLVEVLDHVPLTTHNFVRKTFLKLAFCDICQKFLLNGFRCQTCGYKFHEHCSTKVPTMCVDWTNIRQLLLFPTPGESGTPSLPAPTSRRMRESLTRIPNSSVHRHSNPHVFSYTSSYPPSGAALTQRLRSTSTPNVNMLSTTLPVDSSQIEDAIRVHSSAGSSPNQSPTGWSQPNVPTPAQRERAPSLNPQEKVTIRPRDKRDSSYYWEIEANEVMLLSRIGSGSFGTVHKGKWHGDVAVKILKVTNPTPEQFQAFRNEVAVLRKTRHVNILLFMGYMTKDNLAIVTQWCEGSSLYKHLHVQETNFQMFQLIDIARQTAQGMDYLHAKNIIHRDMKSNNIFLHEGLTVKIGDFGLATVKARWSGSQQVEQPSGSILWMAPEVIRMQDNNPYSFQSDVYSYGIVLFELMTGELPYSQIANRDQIIFMVGRGYLSPDLSKLYKRCPKAMKRLVADCIKKSKDERPLFPQILSSIELLQHSLPKINRSASEPSLHRASQSEDITSCTLTSMKLPVF from the exons ATGGAGCAGCTGCAAGGAGCGTGGAGGAGCGTCACCAACGGTCTAGGAGCGAAGGACTCTGTGTTTGAGAGCTCACGTACGTCTCCTGTGATCCAGTCTCAGCGCTGCTCCTCAGATGACTCCAAAACCAGCCGTACCATCAGAGTCTTCCTGCCCAACCAGCAGCGGACAGTG GTGAATGTGCGTCCAGGCGTGTCGCTCCACAGCTGCCTGATCAAAGCGCTGAAGGTTCGAGGGCTCCAGCCAGAGTGCTGCGCTGTCTTCAGTCTCCATCCCGGACAGAGAAG CAAGAAGTCTCGTATGGACTGGAGCACAGACTCTACCTCTCTCATCGGGGAGGAACTTCTAGTGGAGGTTTTAGACCATGTTCCCTTAACCACACACAATTTT gttagaaaaacatttctgaaattgGCTTTCTGCGACATATGCCAGAAGTTCCTGTTAAATGGTTTCCGGTGCCAAACGTGTGGCTACAAGTTCCATGAGCACTGCAGCACAAAAGTGCCCACAATGTGTGTAGACTGGACTAACATCAGACAGCTTCT ATTGTTTCCAACTCCGGGTGAAAGTGGGACTCCGTCTCTACCTGCACCTACATCTCGGAGAATGAGGGAATCCCTGACAAGAATCCCCAACAG CTCGGTGCACAGACATTCAAACCCTCATGTCTTCAGTTACACCAGCTCTTACCCCCCGTCCGGAGCGGCTCTGACACAGAGACTGCGCTCCACCTCCACACCCAACGTCAACATGCTCAGCACCACCCTGCCTGTCGACAGCAGCCAGATTGAG GATGCCATACGTGTTCACAGCTCAG CGGGCAGTTCTCCGAATCAGAGCCCTACAGGCTGGAGTCAGCCCAATGTACCCACCCCAGCCCAGAGAGAGCGGGCACCATCCCTTAACCCACAGGAGAAGGTCACAATC CGGCCAAGGGATAAAAGAGACTCAAGCTATTACTGGGAGATTGAAGCTAATGAGGTCATGCTGCTGAGCAGGATTGGGTCGGGCTCCTTCGGAACCGTACACAAAGGGAAATGGCATG GTGATGTGGCTGTGAAGATATTAAAAGTCACCAACCCAACACCGGAGCAGTTTCAAGCCTTCCGCAATGAGGTGGCAGTTCTGAG AAAAACCAGACATGTCAACATCCTGTTGTTCATGGGCTACATGACAAAAGACAATCTTGCAATTGTAACGCAGTGGTGTGAAGGCAGCAGTCTCTATAAACACCTCCATGTGCAAGAGACCAACTTCCAGATGTTCCAGCTGATAGATATCGCCAGACAGACGGCTCAGGGCATGGA cTATCTACACGCAAAAAACATCATCCACCGTGACATGAAATCAAACA ACATCTTCTTACATGAAGGCCTGACAGTGAAGATTGGAGATTTTGGCCTGGCCACTGTGAAGGCCAGGTGGAGTGGTTCTCAACAGGTGGAGCAGCCTTCGGGATCTATTTTATGGATG GCACCCGAGGTGATCCGAATGCAGGACAACAACCCTTACAGTTTCCAATCAGATGTGTATTCTTATGGCATTGTGCTGTTTGAATTAATGACTGGGGAGCTGCCCTACTCACAGATAGCCAACCGAGATCAG ATCATTTTCATGGTTGGTCGGGGATATCTGTCTCCAGACCTCAGTAAGCTCTATAAGAGATGTCCTAAAGCCATGAAGAGACTGGTGGCTGACTGCATCAAGAAGTCCAAGGACGAGAGGCCTCTTTTTCCCCAG ATTTTGTCCTCTATTGAGCTGCTGCAGCACTCGCTGCCCAAAATCAACCGCAGCGCCTCTGAACCCTCGCTGCACAGAGCGTCCCAGAGTGAAGACATCACCTCCTGCACACTCACCTCCATGAAGCTGCCTGTCTTCTAA
- the raf1a gene encoding raf-1 proto-oncogene, serine/threonine kinase a isoform X2, with protein sequence MEQLQGAWRSVTNGLGAKDSVFESSRTSPVIQSQRCSSDDSKTSRTIRVFLPNQQRTVVNVRPGVSLHSCLIKALKVRGLQPECCAVFSLHPGQRSKKSRMDWSTDSTSLIGEELLVEVLDHVPLTTHNFVRKTFLKLAFCDICQKFLLNGFRCQTCGYKFHEHCSTKVPTMCVDWTNIRQLLLFPTPGESGTPSLPAPTSRRMRESLTRIPNSYTSSYPPSGAALTQRLRSTSTPNVNMLSTTLPVDSSQIELGTSPSSWCHQQFCLKRRDAIRVHSSAGSSPNQSPTGWSQPNVPTPAQRERAPSLNPQEKVTIRPRDKRDSSYYWEIEANEVMLLSRIGSGSFGTVHKGKWHGDVAVKILKVTNPTPEQFQAFRNEVAVLRKTRHVNILLFMGYMTKDNLAIVTQWCEGSSLYKHLHVQETNFQMFQLIDIARQTAQGMDYLHAKNIIHRDMKSNNIFLHEGLTVKIGDFGLATVKARWSGSQQVEQPSGSILWMAPEVIRMQDNNPYSFQSDVYSYGIVLFELMTGELPYSQIANRDQIIFMVGRGYLSPDLSKLYKRCPKAMKRLVADCIKKSKDERPLFPQILSSIELLQHSLPKINRSASEPSLHRASQSEDITSCTLTSMKLPVF encoded by the exons ATGGAGCAGCTGCAAGGAGCGTGGAGGAGCGTCACCAACGGTCTAGGAGCGAAGGACTCTGTGTTTGAGAGCTCACGTACGTCTCCTGTGATCCAGTCTCAGCGCTGCTCCTCAGATGACTCCAAAACCAGCCGTACCATCAGAGTCTTCCTGCCCAACCAGCAGCGGACAGTG GTGAATGTGCGTCCAGGCGTGTCGCTCCACAGCTGCCTGATCAAAGCGCTGAAGGTTCGAGGGCTCCAGCCAGAGTGCTGCGCTGTCTTCAGTCTCCATCCCGGACAGAGAAG CAAGAAGTCTCGTATGGACTGGAGCACAGACTCTACCTCTCTCATCGGGGAGGAACTTCTAGTGGAGGTTTTAGACCATGTTCCCTTAACCACACACAATTTT gttagaaaaacatttctgaaattgGCTTTCTGCGACATATGCCAGAAGTTCCTGTTAAATGGTTTCCGGTGCCAAACGTGTGGCTACAAGTTCCATGAGCACTGCAGCACAAAAGTGCCCACAATGTGTGTAGACTGGACTAACATCAGACAGCTTCT ATTGTTTCCAACTCCGGGTGAAAGTGGGACTCCGTCTCTACCTGCACCTACATCTCGGAGAATGAGGGAATCCCTGACAAGAATCCCCAACAG TTACACCAGCTCTTACCCCCCGTCCGGAGCGGCTCTGACACAGAGACTGCGCTCCACCTCCACACCCAACGTCAACATGCTCAGCACCACCCTGCCTGTCGACAGCAGCCAGATTGAG CTAGGCACGTCTCCAAGCTCCTGGTGCCATCAGCAGTTTTGTCTGAAGAGAAGA GATGCCATACGTGTTCACAGCTCAG CGGGCAGTTCTCCGAATCAGAGCCCTACAGGCTGGAGTCAGCCCAATGTACCCACCCCAGCCCAGAGAGAGCGGGCACCATCCCTTAACCCACAGGAGAAGGTCACAATC CGGCCAAGGGATAAAAGAGACTCAAGCTATTACTGGGAGATTGAAGCTAATGAGGTCATGCTGCTGAGCAGGATTGGGTCGGGCTCCTTCGGAACCGTACACAAAGGGAAATGGCATG GTGATGTGGCTGTGAAGATATTAAAAGTCACCAACCCAACACCGGAGCAGTTTCAAGCCTTCCGCAATGAGGTGGCAGTTCTGAG AAAAACCAGACATGTCAACATCCTGTTGTTCATGGGCTACATGACAAAAGACAATCTTGCAATTGTAACGCAGTGGTGTGAAGGCAGCAGTCTCTATAAACACCTCCATGTGCAAGAGACCAACTTCCAGATGTTCCAGCTGATAGATATCGCCAGACAGACGGCTCAGGGCATGGA cTATCTACACGCAAAAAACATCATCCACCGTGACATGAAATCAAACA ACATCTTCTTACATGAAGGCCTGACAGTGAAGATTGGAGATTTTGGCCTGGCCACTGTGAAGGCCAGGTGGAGTGGTTCTCAACAGGTGGAGCAGCCTTCGGGATCTATTTTATGGATG GCACCCGAGGTGATCCGAATGCAGGACAACAACCCTTACAGTTTCCAATCAGATGTGTATTCTTATGGCATTGTGCTGTTTGAATTAATGACTGGGGAGCTGCCCTACTCACAGATAGCCAACCGAGATCAG ATCATTTTCATGGTTGGTCGGGGATATCTGTCTCCAGACCTCAGTAAGCTCTATAAGAGATGTCCTAAAGCCATGAAGAGACTGGTGGCTGACTGCATCAAGAAGTCCAAGGACGAGAGGCCTCTTTTTCCCCAG ATTTTGTCCTCTATTGAGCTGCTGCAGCACTCGCTGCCCAAAATCAACCGCAGCGCCTCTGAACCCTCGCTGCACAGAGCGTCCCAGAGTGAAGACATCACCTCCTGCACACTCACCTCCATGAAGCTGCCTGTCTTCTAA
- the raf1a gene encoding raf-1 proto-oncogene, serine/threonine kinase a isoform X4, which yields MEQLQGAWRSVTNGLGAKDSVFESSRTSPVIQSQRCSSDDSKTSRTIRVFLPNQQRTVVNVRPGVSLHSCLIKALKVRGLQPECCAVFSLHPGQRSKKSRMDWSTDSTSLIGEELLVEVLDHVPLTTHNFVRKTFLKLAFCDICQKFLLNGFRCQTCGYKFHEHCSTKVPTMCVDWTNIRQLLLFPTPGESGTPSLPAPTSRRMRESLTRIPNSYTSSYPPSGAALTQRLRSTSTPNVNMLSTTLPVDSSQIEDAIRVHSSAGSSPNQSPTGWSQPNVPTPAQRERAPSLNPQEKVTIRPRDKRDSSYYWEIEANEVMLLSRIGSGSFGTVHKGKWHGDVAVKILKVTNPTPEQFQAFRNEVAVLRKTRHVNILLFMGYMTKDNLAIVTQWCEGSSLYKHLHVQETNFQMFQLIDIARQTAQGMDYLHAKNIIHRDMKSNNIFLHEGLTVKIGDFGLATVKARWSGSQQVEQPSGSILWMAPEVIRMQDNNPYSFQSDVYSYGIVLFELMTGELPYSQIANRDQIIFMVGRGYLSPDLSKLYKRCPKAMKRLVADCIKKSKDERPLFPQILSSIELLQHSLPKINRSASEPSLHRASQSEDITSCTLTSMKLPVF from the exons ATGGAGCAGCTGCAAGGAGCGTGGAGGAGCGTCACCAACGGTCTAGGAGCGAAGGACTCTGTGTTTGAGAGCTCACGTACGTCTCCTGTGATCCAGTCTCAGCGCTGCTCCTCAGATGACTCCAAAACCAGCCGTACCATCAGAGTCTTCCTGCCCAACCAGCAGCGGACAGTG GTGAATGTGCGTCCAGGCGTGTCGCTCCACAGCTGCCTGATCAAAGCGCTGAAGGTTCGAGGGCTCCAGCCAGAGTGCTGCGCTGTCTTCAGTCTCCATCCCGGACAGAGAAG CAAGAAGTCTCGTATGGACTGGAGCACAGACTCTACCTCTCTCATCGGGGAGGAACTTCTAGTGGAGGTTTTAGACCATGTTCCCTTAACCACACACAATTTT gttagaaaaacatttctgaaattgGCTTTCTGCGACATATGCCAGAAGTTCCTGTTAAATGGTTTCCGGTGCCAAACGTGTGGCTACAAGTTCCATGAGCACTGCAGCACAAAAGTGCCCACAATGTGTGTAGACTGGACTAACATCAGACAGCTTCT ATTGTTTCCAACTCCGGGTGAAAGTGGGACTCCGTCTCTACCTGCACCTACATCTCGGAGAATGAGGGAATCCCTGACAAGAATCCCCAACAG TTACACCAGCTCTTACCCCCCGTCCGGAGCGGCTCTGACACAGAGACTGCGCTCCACCTCCACACCCAACGTCAACATGCTCAGCACCACCCTGCCTGTCGACAGCAGCCAGATTGAG GATGCCATACGTGTTCACAGCTCAG CGGGCAGTTCTCCGAATCAGAGCCCTACAGGCTGGAGTCAGCCCAATGTACCCACCCCAGCCCAGAGAGAGCGGGCACCATCCCTTAACCCACAGGAGAAGGTCACAATC CGGCCAAGGGATAAAAGAGACTCAAGCTATTACTGGGAGATTGAAGCTAATGAGGTCATGCTGCTGAGCAGGATTGGGTCGGGCTCCTTCGGAACCGTACACAAAGGGAAATGGCATG GTGATGTGGCTGTGAAGATATTAAAAGTCACCAACCCAACACCGGAGCAGTTTCAAGCCTTCCGCAATGAGGTGGCAGTTCTGAG AAAAACCAGACATGTCAACATCCTGTTGTTCATGGGCTACATGACAAAAGACAATCTTGCAATTGTAACGCAGTGGTGTGAAGGCAGCAGTCTCTATAAACACCTCCATGTGCAAGAGACCAACTTCCAGATGTTCCAGCTGATAGATATCGCCAGACAGACGGCTCAGGGCATGGA cTATCTACACGCAAAAAACATCATCCACCGTGACATGAAATCAAACA ACATCTTCTTACATGAAGGCCTGACAGTGAAGATTGGAGATTTTGGCCTGGCCACTGTGAAGGCCAGGTGGAGTGGTTCTCAACAGGTGGAGCAGCCTTCGGGATCTATTTTATGGATG GCACCCGAGGTGATCCGAATGCAGGACAACAACCCTTACAGTTTCCAATCAGATGTGTATTCTTATGGCATTGTGCTGTTTGAATTAATGACTGGGGAGCTGCCCTACTCACAGATAGCCAACCGAGATCAG ATCATTTTCATGGTTGGTCGGGGATATCTGTCTCCAGACCTCAGTAAGCTCTATAAGAGATGTCCTAAAGCCATGAAGAGACTGGTGGCTGACTGCATCAAGAAGTCCAAGGACGAGAGGCCTCTTTTTCCCCAG ATTTTGTCCTCTATTGAGCTGCTGCAGCACTCGCTGCCCAAAATCAACCGCAGCGCCTCTGAACCCTCGCTGCACAGAGCGTCCCAGAGTGAAGACATCACCTCCTGCACACTCACCTCCATGAAGCTGCCTGTCTTCTAA